The Candidatus Saccharibacteria bacterium sequence GCGCAAACAACCGACACTATTAAATGGGAAGATGGCAACGAGTACCCACTCGTTAAAGTCCACATCTCATCAGCATCTCACCCGTTCTTTACCGGTGAAGAAAAGATCATCGACACCGAAGGTCGCGTTGATCGCTTTAAGGCTAAATTTGCCGCAGCTCAGGCACGTAAAGACGCGCTTGCTAGCAAAGCAAAAAAAGCAGCCGCTAAAAAAGCTCAAAAAACTGAGCAGTAGCAACCTACAAAAAGAGACCGCATCCTTAGGGGCGGTCTCTTTTTTGTTACAATAGATACATCAAGCCAGCAAGCAAGGAGCTATATGCCAAAAATCAGTTTGAATATCGAAGAACTTACCGCCGAGAAAGCGACATTGGCTGATTTTCTTGCATCGCCTAGCGCCTATAACGACCCAGATTACAGCGCAAAGAATAAGCGCTTTACCGAACTTGAGGCAATTATCGAAAAGGCGACGCTTCGTCGCACGCTCGAAAGCCAGCTTCAAGAAGCCAAAGATATGATGGGCGGTGGCGACGAGCTGGCAGAACTCGCCAAGGCCGAGGCAGCCGAAACAGAGGAGCGCCTTGCAAACCTGGAAGATGAGCTATTTATCATGCTTGCGCCCAAAGATCCAAACGACGAAAAAAACGTCATTATCGAAATTCGTGCCGGCGCCGGTGGCGACGAAGCCAGTCTGTTTGCAGCAGAACTCTACCGC is a genomic window containing:
- a CDS encoding type B 50S ribosomal protein L31, which gives rise to MKSSIHPTQYRPVVFSDEVAGFAFLTQSTAQTTDTIKWEDGNEYPLVKVHISSASHPFFTGEEKIIDTEGRVDRFKAKFAAAQARKDALASKAKKAAAKKAQKTEQ